The following proteins are encoded in a genomic region of Artemia franciscana unplaced genomic scaffold, ASM3288406v1 Scaffold_1744, whole genome shotgun sequence:
- the LOC136042682 gene encoding NFX1-type zinc finger-containing protein 1-like, which produces MVIQLKMILQVNHYNIPESVYEEVRELNTHVETVRKCFVGSNDLEAEKKLRKLARAEEWSFMQPPDDFRSLSVVPTRDDLLSPQKPFLRPAIVNSSYRSVDDYLDTHFRLLREDFIAPLRSGIQQYKKFKTENKHHRGRVDELRLYFNVKFVEYDILQGTHLIHISTERLKNVVWENSKRLMHGSLLCLSKDDFSSFILATVVKRDSQLLEKEGTIHIRVEDLKDFKKYNSETFVMAESCVYFEVYRNVLRVLQQFKAETLPMEEIVLGKEAQGKLPLYLDNLKEEGKEVGYNLSMLSTSDDALLRNVDILRLEEVLSPEKLGFDRSQMQALKVALTQRLAIIQGPPGTGKTFIGLKVVQALLSNKQIWSVNKDSEEIQNPILIVCYTNHALDQFVEGILQFTKKAVRIGSRSKSEIVNDHSLYSLRTKSRENRVYVCNDAYHREKRSELKAVVEEVLVKDHLIHLVRRKVILHERYLSIAGCLSDEFLAIFEQQSKVTGKSLVARWLGLSRLDLDLDLFSVIRFFLANFSLVKTPLAPKIEKVPDDEEEEFDREEI; this is translated from the exons ATGGTGATCCAACTGAAAATGATTCTACAAGTTAATCATTACAACATCCCAGAAAGTGTTTACGAAGAGGTACGAGAACTTAATACGCATGTCGAAACTGTTAGAAAATGCTTTGTTGGTTCCAATGACTTAGAAGCTGAGAAAAAACTTCGCAAACTTGCAAGAGCAGAAGAATGGTCCTTCATGCAACCACCAGATGACTTTAGGAGCCTTAGCGTGGTCCCAACCAGGGATGATCTTTTATCTCCTCAGAAGCCTTTTCTTCGGCCTGCGATTGTTAATAGCAGTTATCGAAGTGTCGACGATTATCTTGACACTCATTTCAGACTGCTTCGAGAAGACTTTATTGCCCCTTTGAGGTCTGGAATACAAcaatacaaaaagtttaaaaccGAAAACAAGCATCATCGCGGGCGTGTTGATGAGCTTCGCTTGTATTTCAACGTAAAATTTGTTGAGTATGACATTCTACAAGGTACGCATCTTATTCATATTAGTACTGAGCGACTTAAGAACGTTGTATGGGAAAATTCCAAGCGACTAATGCATGGTTCATTACTCTGCCTGTCCAAGGATgacttttctagttttattttagcCACTGTTGTAAAACGTGATTCTCAGTTATTGGAGAAAGAAGGAACAATTCATATAAGAGTAGAAGATCTGAAGGATTTTAAGAAATACAATTCAGAAACCTTTGTAATGGCAGAATCTTGTGTTTACTTTGAAGTTTACCGGAACGTTTTACGAGTTCTGCAGCAGTTTAAAGCAGAAACATTACCTATGGAAGAGATTGTACTGGGAAAAGAAGCTCAGGGAAAGCTACCTCTTTATTTGGATAATctaaaagaagaaggaaaagaagTGGGTTATAATCTAAGTATGCTTTCAACGTCAGATGATGCACTTTTGAGAAATGTAGATATTTTGAGACTAGAGGAAGTCCTAAGTCCAGAAAAGCTAGGTTTTGATAGAAGCCAGATGCAAGCTTTGAAAGTTGCCCTAACTCAGAGACTTGCAATTATTCAAGGTCCCCCAGGAACTGGAAAGACATTTATTGGATTGAAAGTGGTTCAAGCTTTgctttcaaataagcaaatctGGAGTGTTAACAAGGATtcagaagaaatacaaaatccTATTTTGATTGTTTGCTACACAAACCATGCTCTGGACCAGTTTGTTGAAGGAATACTGCAGTTCACAAAAAAAGCAGTACGTATCGGAAGTAGATCAAAATCAGAAATAGTGAATGATCATTCACTGTATTCACTTCGAACTAAATCCAGAGAAAATAGGGTATACGTCTGCAACGATGCGTATCATCGGGAAAAAAGAAGCGAGCTTAAGGCTGTTGTAGAGGAAGTACTAGTAAAAGATCATCTGATTCATCTAGTTCGACGGAAAGTTATTCTTCATGAAAGATACTTATCAATAGCTGGCTGCCTGAGTGATgaatttttggcaatttttgaaCAGCAATCAAAG GTAACAGGCAAGAGTTTGGTTGCAAGATGGCTAGGACTTTCCCGCTTGGACTTGGACTTGGACTTATTCTCTGTAATAcgcttttttttggctaatttttcCTTGGTAAAGACTCCGCTGGCTCCAAAGATAGAAAAAGTACCAGATGATGAGGAAGAAGAATTCGACAGGGAAGAAATCG